From Micromonospora rhizosphaerae, the proteins below share one genomic window:
- a CDS encoding RecQ family ATP-dependent DNA helicase gives MGQDRAAVRERAEAVLRRLAGEHARLREDQWRAIEALVVDRRRVLCVQRTGWGKSAVYFVATALLRRADAGPDTAGPTVIVSPLLALMRNQVESAARAGIRARTINSANLDEWDEITAEIHAGTVDVLLISPERLNNPDFRDTVLPRLAATTGLLVVDEAHCVSDWGHDFRPDYRRLRTFLGNLPEHTPVLATTATANARVTADVAEQLGDALVLRGTLDRESLRLGVLDLPSPAHRLAWLADNLDRLPGSGIIYTLTVAAAGETAEFLRSRGWSVAAYSGQADDADRRAAEQDLLDNKIKALVATSALGMGFDKPDLGFVVHLGAPPSPIAYYQQVGRAGRAVEHAEVLLLPGVEDAAIWRYFASLAFPPEEQVRAVLAALHTDRPLSTQALEPIVDLRRARLELMLKVLDVDGAVRRVRGGWLATGEPWVYDEARLRRVAQARTAEQQAMMEYAATPGCRMRYLRECLDDTGAGDCGRCDRCAGPLFTPEVSAAALAAAQTFLGRPGVEIAPKKLWPTGLEAVGVPLKGRIPPGEQARPGRAVGRLSDLGWGGRLRGLVGPETADGTVPDDVAAAVVEVLKAWAHGDDPWPRRPVGVVAIGSRTHPTLVKSLAERITTVGRLPLLGRVVPTGPTDAGRPRGNSAQRVRTLHDAFTVPDELADALAGLAGPVLLVDDLVDSGWTMTMVARLLRRAGAPDVLPLALAVAG, from the coding sequence GCACGGGTTGGGGCAAGTCGGCGGTCTACTTCGTCGCCACCGCCCTGCTGCGGCGGGCCGACGCAGGCCCGGACACGGCCGGACCGACGGTGATCGTCTCGCCGCTGCTGGCGTTGATGCGCAACCAGGTGGAGTCCGCGGCCCGGGCCGGCATCCGGGCTCGCACCATCAACTCGGCCAACCTCGACGAGTGGGACGAGATCACCGCCGAGATCCACGCCGGCACGGTGGACGTCCTGCTGATCAGCCCGGAACGCCTGAACAACCCGGACTTCCGGGACACGGTGCTGCCGAGGCTGGCCGCCACCACCGGCCTGCTGGTGGTGGACGAGGCGCACTGCGTCTCCGACTGGGGCCACGACTTCCGGCCGGACTACCGCCGGCTGCGTACCTTCCTCGGCAACCTCCCGGAGCACACGCCGGTGCTGGCCACCACCGCCACCGCCAACGCCCGGGTCACCGCCGACGTCGCCGAGCAGTTGGGCGACGCCCTGGTGCTGCGCGGCACCCTCGACCGGGAGTCGCTGCGGCTGGGCGTACTCGATCTGCCGAGCCCGGCCCACCGGTTGGCCTGGCTCGCCGACAACCTGGACCGGCTCCCCGGCTCGGGGATCATCTACACCCTGACCGTCGCGGCGGCCGGGGAGACCGCGGAGTTCCTCCGCTCGCGCGGCTGGTCGGTCGCCGCCTACAGCGGGCAGGCCGACGACGCCGACCGCCGGGCCGCCGAGCAGGACCTGCTGGACAACAAGATCAAGGCGCTGGTCGCCACCTCCGCGCTGGGCATGGGCTTCGACAAGCCGGACCTCGGCTTCGTGGTGCACCTCGGCGCGCCGCCCTCGCCGATCGCCTACTACCAGCAGGTCGGCCGGGCCGGCCGGGCCGTCGAGCACGCCGAGGTGCTACTGCTGCCCGGCGTCGAGGACGCGGCCATCTGGCGCTACTTCGCCTCGCTCGCCTTCCCGCCGGAGGAGCAGGTCCGGGCCGTGCTCGCCGCCCTGCACACCGACCGGCCGCTCTCCACCCAGGCCCTGGAACCGATCGTCGACCTGCGTCGGGCCCGACTGGAGCTGATGCTCAAGGTGCTCGACGTGGACGGCGCGGTCCGCCGGGTCCGCGGCGGCTGGCTCGCCACCGGCGAACCCTGGGTCTACGACGAGGCCCGGTTGCGCCGCGTCGCCCAGGCACGCACCGCCGAGCAGCAGGCCATGATGGAGTACGCGGCCACGCCCGGCTGCCGGATGCGCTACCTGCGGGAGTGCCTGGACGACACCGGGGCGGGCGACTGCGGCCGGTGCGACCGCTGCGCCGGGCCGCTCTTCACCCCCGAGGTCTCCGCCGCCGCACTCGCCGCCGCGCAGACCTTCCTCGGCCGCCCCGGCGTGGAGATCGCGCCGAAGAAGCTCTGGCCGACCGGGCTGGAGGCGGTGGGCGTACCGCTGAAGGGGCGGATTCCCCCCGGGGAGCAGGCGCGGCCCGGGCGGGCCGTGGGTCGGCTCTCCGACCTCGGCTGGGGCGGGCGGCTGCGCGGCCTGGTCGGGCCGGAGACGGCGGACGGCACGGTCCCCGACGACGTGGCGGCGGCCGTGGTGGAGGTGCTCAAGGCCTGGGCGCACGGCGACGACCCGTGGCCGCGCCGCCCGGTCGGCGTGGTCGCGATCGGCTCCCGTACCCACCCGACCCTGGTGAAGTCGCTCGCCGAGCGGATCACCACCGTGGGCCGGCTGCCGCTGCTCGGCCGCGTGGTGCCGACCGGCCCGACCGATGCCGGCCGGCCGCGCGGCAACAGCGCCCAGCGGGTACGCACGCTGCACGACGCCTTCACCGTCCCCGACGAGCTGGCCGACGCCCTCGCCGGGTTGGCCGGGCCGGTGCTGCTCGTCGACGACCTGGTCGACTCGGGCTGGACCATGACGATGGTGGCGCGGCTGCTGCGCCGGGCCGGGGCTCCCGACGTGCTCCCGCTCGCCCTCGCCGTCGCCGGCTGA